Proteins found in one Amphiprion ocellaris isolate individual 3 ecotype Okinawa chromosome 22, ASM2253959v1, whole genome shotgun sequence genomic segment:
- the LOC111583761 gene encoding polyhomeotic-like protein 2 isoform X2, whose product MDRDSARQSQSEHGEATNGSSPLTAATPDPSTPTTPTPPRLTPNPMLLDCPAPTLTPTTSSSPPPLTPAPSVAASHGTKAAVGGAPSPHVLVSAPPKLTSTASPALRTYSRPILPSLSTKASPPSSSTLPPSSSSSPVGASTSSSSSSSSPTHCNTTKTSTSLTNGNTRPVSTTTSTPITPFHTPASPPGRQVSQSHPVGSPGLVRANQSPSPVRPRVSQQTLLLGKGLKGSGQDQVLLRAQMLQSLTLRPPPPGALTIPPSLRLKPPNSAPPPLSRPHAPLFPPLRPRPQPSTTATESPATPSRHLSVPPPTLYSPVRAVPLRPRLHSPNGHRVVPPRQTSNLQPIAAAPSSQASSVSRPLAGLKSCPLTQTVLGQSQHSALSVANPLSAAHFERSPSAARQLQIIALSSGRQPQAGTFAHNAVTAAAAVESPELSSQSKRTSSGDDALPLPPNPSLPKTSSPPSLLSPASPPSQAGPQTLTAKGDAKEGAEQRSRSGRPGVREEKDPRPGVREEKHPRPGVREEKDLRPAAQEEKDPRAGVREEKDPRPAAREEKDSRPAAREEKDPRPGVREEKELRLGVREEKELRAGVQEENELRAGAREDKDPRPGIREEKELRPERDDQRVKEEKLAEKEISPKEAEDDQMEVTEEGQSNREQREEVEEKMEEGDDGETPMDQSENPTDSVLTDSNPTPDAAKDSNVESKLTLSVTVPVQTPVPVQVPQIPPVPVPDVSVQSQRLPEPHRDLQPVGQEDFCENMSTQSDNQSALSSLSSQSPPSSPFITPSVEPPQTAHPTDLSQSQRNAEGPDEPVGESQHPAEAEAKPLGQSEGESESFGQSLSGPWESRAWPEGRQVLTHLVEGFVIQEGLQPFPVNRSSLLVPDQVTKPQEVNGTNGRAALPVTDTIKPTEHSTDSDEEDGGDTDDPGTRSSHRDRTVLHCQFCGKRGHAHNFMRSKRFCSTSCARGFNVRLTKRLRALSAGSRSERPRPALNRAESVPGKPLLLRLPRDLWSAGRREKEGKDKPTATPEEEDEEEEEEDMGRGGEEEEDNNGGEDDPAIAMAARMERRVARRARRASAPAVTTTTPTSTFKPAPSQWSVEEVSAFILTLPGCSDVAEAFRLQEIDGQALLLLTEDHLMTSMNIKLGPALKICAHINALKNP is encoded by the exons ATGGACCGGGACTCGGCCCGACAGAGCCAATCAGAACACGGCGAGGCCACCAATGGGAGCAGCCCTCTGACCGCCGCCACGCCCGACCCCTCCACCCCGACCACGCCCACCCCCCCTCGCCTCACCCCCAACCCCATGCTGCTGGATTGCCCCGCCCCCACGCTGAcccccaccacctcctcctctcctccccccctCACCCCCGCCCCCTCTGTTGCCGCCTCCCACGGGACGAAGGCGGCGGTGGGCGGAGCTCCGTCCCCCCACGTCCTCGTCTCCGCCCCACCCAAACTCACCTCCACCGCCTCCCCCGCCCTGCGGACCTACTCCCGCCCCATCCTCCCCTCACTGTCCACCAAagcctcccctccctcctcctccactcttcctccatcctcctcttcctcaccggTTGGAGCttccacctcttcctcctcctcctcttcctctccgaCACACTGCAACACCACCAAGACCTCCACCAGCCTCACCAACGGCAACACCAGGCCCGTTTCCACGACGACTTCCACGCCGATCACGCCCTTTCACACGCCGGCGAGCCCACCTGGCAGACAG gtgtctcagtctcaCCCCGTGGGCTCACCTGGTCTTGTgcgagccaatcagagcccctCACCTGTCAGGCCGAGGGTTTCCCAGCAGACCTTGCTCCTGGGAAAAGGTCTCAAAGGGTCTGGGCAAGACCAGGTGCTGCTCAGAGCCCAGATG CTCCAGAGCCTCACCCTGAGGCCTCCTCCCCCCGGGGCCCTCACCATCCCCCCGTCCCTCCGTCTGAAGCCCCCCAACTCGGCCCCGCCGCCCCTCTCCCGTCCCCATGCCCCCCTGTTCCCGCCCCTTAGGCCGCGACCGCAGCCCAGCACCACGGCAACGGAGAGCCCGGCCACGCCCAGCCGCCACCTGTCCGTCCCGCCTCCAA CTCTCTACTCTCCGGTCCGAGCCGTCCCTCTGAGGCCCAGACTTCATTCTCCAAATGGCCACCGGGTGGTGCCACCTCGACAGACTTCCAACCTCCAGCCAATCGCCGCCGCTCCGTCCAGTCAGGCCTCCTCCGTCAGCCGGCCGCTGGCTGGTTTAAAGAGCTGCCCGCTGACTCAGACGGTGCTCGGCCAATCACAGCACAGCGCCTTATCCGTCGCTAACCCCCTGTCGGCGGCGCATTTTGAGCGCTCGCCGTCTGCAGCACGACAGCTTCAGATCATCGCCCTCAGCTCGGGGCGACAGCCGCAGGCGGGAACGTTCGCCCACAACGCCGTTACAGCAGCAGCGGCGGTGGAGTCGCCTGAACTTTCCAGCCAATCGAAGAGGACTTCGAGCGGCGACGATGCACTTCCTCTCCCTCCGAACCCCTCGTTGCCAAAAACCAGCTCACCTCCATCCCTCCTGAGTCCAGCCTCGCCTCCCAGTCAAGCCGGACCTCAAACTCTGACCGCGAAAGGAGATGCGAAGGAGGGCGCAGAGCAGCGAAGTCGATCGGGGAGGCCAGGAGTCCGAGAGGAGAAAGATCCGAGGCCTGGAGTCCGAGAGGAGAAACATCCGAGGCCTGGAGTCCGAGAGGAGAAAGATCTGAGGCCGGCAGCCCAAGAGGAGAAAGATCCGAGGGCAGGAGTCCGAGAGGAGAAAGATCCGAGGCCGGCAGCCCGAGAGGAGAAAGATTCGAGACCGGCAGCCCGAGAGGAGAAAGATCCGAGGCCAGGAgtcagagaggagaaagaacTAAGGCTGGGAGTCCGAGAGGAGAAAGAACTAAGGGCGGGAGTCCAAGAGGAGAATGAACTTAGGGCGGGAGCCAGAGAGGACAAAGATCCGAGGCCGGGAATCCGAGAGGAGAAAGAACTGAGGCCCGAGAGAGATGACCAAAGAGTGAAGGAGGAGAAACTGGCCGAGAAGGAAATCAGTCCAAAGGAAGCTGAAGACGATCAGATGGAGGTGACGGAGGAAGGCCAAAGCAAccgagagcagagagaggaagtcgaggagaagatggaggaagGAGACGATGGAGAGACTCCAATGGACCAGTCCGAGAACCCGACTGACTCGGTTCTCACGGATTCCAACCCAACGCCTGACGCTGCTAAAGACTCCAACGTGGAATCAAAACTCACCCTTTCTGTCACAGTTCCAGTCCAAACTCCAGTTCCAGTTCAAGTACCACAAATACCACCAGTACCGGTACCAGACGTCTCCGTCCAGAGTCAGAGGCTTCCAGAACCTCATCGAGACCTGCAGCCGGTCGGTCAGGAGGATTTCTGTGAGAACATGTCGACTCAGTCCGACAATCAGTCAG CGTTGTCCAGCCTGTCCTCCcagtctcccccatcctcaccCTTCATCACCCCCTCGGTAGAACCGCCTCAGACCGCCCACCCCACTGacctcagccaatcacagcgcaATGCCGAGGGGCCCGACGAGCCAGTCGGCGAATCACAGCACCCGGCCGAGGCGGAGGCAAAGCCCCTCGGCCAATCGGAAGGCGAGTCGGAGAGCTTCGGCCAATCGCTGAGCGGCCCCTGGGAGTCGAGGGCGTGGCCTGAGGGCCGGCAGGTTCTAACTCACCTCGTGGAGGGATTCGTCATCCAGGAAGGACTGCAGCCGTTCCCA GTGAACCGCTCGTCGCTGCTGGTTCCAGATCAGGTGACCAAACCACAGGAAGTGAATGGGACCAATGGGAGAGCAGCGTTACCAGTGACGGACACGATAAAACCAACTGAGCACTCCACGGACTCAGACGAGGAAGACGGAGGAGACACCGACGACCCCGGGACCA GATCGAGCCACCGGGACCGAACGGTGCTTCACTGCCAGTTCTGTGGGAAACGAGGCCACGCCCACAATTTCATGCGGTCCAAACGCTTCTGCTCCACTTCCTGTGCGCGCGG GTTCAACGTCCGGCTGACGAAGCGTCTGCGAGCTCTGAGTGCCGGCAGTCGATCAGAGAGGCCTCGACCGGCGCTGAACCGGGCCGAGTCGGTGCCGGGAAAACCTCTGTTACTGCGGCTG CCTCGGGACCTGTGGAGCGCCGGTCGTCGGGAGAAGGAGGGAAAAGACAAACCGACAGCGACGccggaggaggaagacgaggaggaggaagaggaggacatgGGCAGAGgcggcgaggaggaggaggacaacaACGGAGGAGAGGATGATCCTGCCATCGCCATGGCAGCCAGGATGGAGCGGCGGGTGGCCCGGAGAGCTCGGAGGGCGTCGGCTCCGGCCGTCACCACGACTACGCCCACCTCCACCTTCAAACCGGCGCCGTCGCAGTGGAGCGTGGAGGAAGTGAGCGCCTTCATCCTCACACTGCCAG GCTGCAGCGACGTGGCCGAGGCTTTCCGGCTGCAGGAGATCGACGGCCaggcgctgctgctgctcaccgAGGACCATCTGATGACCAGCATGAACATCAAGCTGGGACCGGCCCTGAAGATCTGCGCCCACATCAACGCCCTGAAGAACCCCTGA
- the zgc:194621 gene encoding serine/arginine repetitive matrix protein 1: MPTTKLIKPKPVEAKKKSPEGGRPGRSGPEGQLQVAAVRKSRASSCPKSQKPKPTGDTSNTSNTLLQGSSSRTRTRSSSRTRTRSSSTAPRGTQRSPRTNPDCRRASSAVRQAAVNPKHRELTPAQREQRGEARSGGQSHKAFTVIPPNPKRRREIQRKAEAELAALEELRLSRAMSYVSINPSSVGGCMSLEEVRLKQQQEMMQAKRKLKPVGQIEVKQQVMEETSILTS, translated from the exons ATGCCTACCACCAAGCTGATCAAACCCAAACCGGTGGAAGCCAAAAAGAAAAGTCCGGAGGGAGGCAGACCTGGGAGGAGCGGCCCGGAAGGTCAGCTCCAAGTGGCCGCGGTGCGTAAAAGCCGCGCGTCGAGCTGCCCGAAGAGCCAGAAACCCAAACCCACAGGGGACACTAGTAACACCAGTAACACCTTACTACAGGGATCCAgctccaggaccaggaccagatccagctccaggaccaggaccagatccagctCCACCGCCCCCAGAGGGACCCAGAGGAGCCCCAGGACCAACCCGGACTGCCGCAGGGCCTCCAGCGCCGTGAGACAAGCCGCCGTCAACCCCAAACACCGAGAGCTGACCCCGGCCCAGAGGGAGCAGAGAGGGGAGGCCAGGAGCGGCGGTCAGAG CCACAAAGCTTTCACCGTCATCCCACCAAACccgaagagaagaagagagatCCAGAGAA AGGCGGAGGCGGAGCTGGCAGCTCTAGAGGAGCTCCGGCTGAGCAGAGCGATGTCTTACGTGTCCATCAACCCCAGCAGCGTCG gcgGCTGCATGAGTCTGGAGGAAGTAcgactgaagcagcagcaggaaatgaTGCAGGCAAAGAGGAAACTGAAACCAGTCGGACAAATAGAG GTGAAGCAGCAGGTGATGGAGGAAACATCCATCCTGACCAGCTGA
- the LOC111583761 gene encoding polyhomeotic-like protein 3 isoform X1: MDRDSARQSQSEHGEATNGSSPLTAATPDPSTPTTPTPPRLTPNPMLLDCPAPTLTPTTSSSPPPLTPAPSVAASHGTKAAVGGAPSPHVLVSAPPKLTSTASPALRTYSRPILPSLSTKASPPSSSTLPPSSSSSPVGASTSSSSSSSSPTHCNTTKTSTSLTNGNTRPVSTTTSTPITPFHTPASPPGRQVSQSHPVGSPGLVRANQSPSPVRPRVSQQTLLLGKGLKGSGQDQVLLRAQMLILTSAMRPAQSSSSSSPSSNPASAQLQSLTLRPPPPGALTIPPSLRLKPPNSAPPPLSRPHAPLFPPLRPRPQPSTTATESPATPSRHLSVPPPTLYSPVRAVPLRPRLHSPNGHRVVPPRQTSNLQPIAAAPSSQASSVSRPLAGLKSCPLTQTVLGQSQHSALSVANPLSAAHFERSPSAARQLQIIALSSGRQPQAGTFAHNAVTAAAAVESPELSSQSKRTSSGDDALPLPPNPSLPKTSSPPSLLSPASPPSQAGPQTLTAKGDAKEGAEQRSRSGRPGVREEKDPRPGVREEKHPRPGVREEKDLRPAAQEEKDPRAGVREEKDPRPAAREEKDSRPAAREEKDPRPGVREEKELRLGVREEKELRAGVQEENELRAGAREDKDPRPGIREEKELRPERDDQRVKEEKLAEKEISPKEAEDDQMEVTEEGQSNREQREEVEEKMEEGDDGETPMDQSENPTDSVLTDSNPTPDAAKDSNVESKLTLSVTVPVQTPVPVQVPQIPPVPVPDVSVQSQRLPEPHRDLQPVGQEDFCENMSTQSDNQSALSSLSSQSPPSSPFITPSVEPPQTAHPTDLSQSQRNAEGPDEPVGESQHPAEAEAKPLGQSEGESESFGQSLSGPWESRAWPEGRQVLTHLVEGFVIQEGLQPFPVNRSSLLVPDQVTKPQEVNGTNGRAALPVTDTIKPTEHSTDSDEEDGGDTDDPGTRSSHRDRTVLHCQFCGKRGHAHNFMRSKRFCSTSCARGFNVRLTKRLRALSAGSRSERPRPALNRAESVPGKPLLLRLPRDLWSAGRREKEGKDKPTATPEEEDEEEEEEDMGRGGEEEEDNNGGEDDPAIAMAARMERRVARRARRASAPAVTTTTPTSTFKPAPSQWSVEEVSAFILTLPGCSDVAEAFRLQEIDGQALLLLTEDHLMTSMNIKLGPALKICAHINALKNP; the protein is encoded by the exons ATGGACCGGGACTCGGCCCGACAGAGCCAATCAGAACACGGCGAGGCCACCAATGGGAGCAGCCCTCTGACCGCCGCCACGCCCGACCCCTCCACCCCGACCACGCCCACCCCCCCTCGCCTCACCCCCAACCCCATGCTGCTGGATTGCCCCGCCCCCACGCTGAcccccaccacctcctcctctcctccccccctCACCCCCGCCCCCTCTGTTGCCGCCTCCCACGGGACGAAGGCGGCGGTGGGCGGAGCTCCGTCCCCCCACGTCCTCGTCTCCGCCCCACCCAAACTCACCTCCACCGCCTCCCCCGCCCTGCGGACCTACTCCCGCCCCATCCTCCCCTCACTGTCCACCAAagcctcccctccctcctcctccactcttcctccatcctcctcttcctcaccggTTGGAGCttccacctcttcctcctcctcctcttcctctccgaCACACTGCAACACCACCAAGACCTCCACCAGCCTCACCAACGGCAACACCAGGCCCGTTTCCACGACGACTTCCACGCCGATCACGCCCTTTCACACGCCGGCGAGCCCACCTGGCAGACAG gtgtctcagtctcaCCCCGTGGGCTCACCTGGTCTTGTgcgagccaatcagagcccctCACCTGTCAGGCCGAGGGTTTCCCAGCAGACCTTGCTCCTGGGAAAAGGTCTCAAAGGGTCTGGGCAAGACCAGGTGCTGCTCAGAGCCCAGATG CTGATTCTTACGTCTGCTATGCGACCTGCCcagtcctcctcttcctcctccccctcctctaaCCCCGCCTCCGCTCAG CTCCAGAGCCTCACCCTGAGGCCTCCTCCCCCCGGGGCCCTCACCATCCCCCCGTCCCTCCGTCTGAAGCCCCCCAACTCGGCCCCGCCGCCCCTCTCCCGTCCCCATGCCCCCCTGTTCCCGCCCCTTAGGCCGCGACCGCAGCCCAGCACCACGGCAACGGAGAGCCCGGCCACGCCCAGCCGCCACCTGTCCGTCCCGCCTCCAA CTCTCTACTCTCCGGTCCGAGCCGTCCCTCTGAGGCCCAGACTTCATTCTCCAAATGGCCACCGGGTGGTGCCACCTCGACAGACTTCCAACCTCCAGCCAATCGCCGCCGCTCCGTCCAGTCAGGCCTCCTCCGTCAGCCGGCCGCTGGCTGGTTTAAAGAGCTGCCCGCTGACTCAGACGGTGCTCGGCCAATCACAGCACAGCGCCTTATCCGTCGCTAACCCCCTGTCGGCGGCGCATTTTGAGCGCTCGCCGTCTGCAGCACGACAGCTTCAGATCATCGCCCTCAGCTCGGGGCGACAGCCGCAGGCGGGAACGTTCGCCCACAACGCCGTTACAGCAGCAGCGGCGGTGGAGTCGCCTGAACTTTCCAGCCAATCGAAGAGGACTTCGAGCGGCGACGATGCACTTCCTCTCCCTCCGAACCCCTCGTTGCCAAAAACCAGCTCACCTCCATCCCTCCTGAGTCCAGCCTCGCCTCCCAGTCAAGCCGGACCTCAAACTCTGACCGCGAAAGGAGATGCGAAGGAGGGCGCAGAGCAGCGAAGTCGATCGGGGAGGCCAGGAGTCCGAGAGGAGAAAGATCCGAGGCCTGGAGTCCGAGAGGAGAAACATCCGAGGCCTGGAGTCCGAGAGGAGAAAGATCTGAGGCCGGCAGCCCAAGAGGAGAAAGATCCGAGGGCAGGAGTCCGAGAGGAGAAAGATCCGAGGCCGGCAGCCCGAGAGGAGAAAGATTCGAGACCGGCAGCCCGAGAGGAGAAAGATCCGAGGCCAGGAgtcagagaggagaaagaacTAAGGCTGGGAGTCCGAGAGGAGAAAGAACTAAGGGCGGGAGTCCAAGAGGAGAATGAACTTAGGGCGGGAGCCAGAGAGGACAAAGATCCGAGGCCGGGAATCCGAGAGGAGAAAGAACTGAGGCCCGAGAGAGATGACCAAAGAGTGAAGGAGGAGAAACTGGCCGAGAAGGAAATCAGTCCAAAGGAAGCTGAAGACGATCAGATGGAGGTGACGGAGGAAGGCCAAAGCAAccgagagcagagagaggaagtcgaggagaagatggaggaagGAGACGATGGAGAGACTCCAATGGACCAGTCCGAGAACCCGACTGACTCGGTTCTCACGGATTCCAACCCAACGCCTGACGCTGCTAAAGACTCCAACGTGGAATCAAAACTCACCCTTTCTGTCACAGTTCCAGTCCAAACTCCAGTTCCAGTTCAAGTACCACAAATACCACCAGTACCGGTACCAGACGTCTCCGTCCAGAGTCAGAGGCTTCCAGAACCTCATCGAGACCTGCAGCCGGTCGGTCAGGAGGATTTCTGTGAGAACATGTCGACTCAGTCCGACAATCAGTCAG CGTTGTCCAGCCTGTCCTCCcagtctcccccatcctcaccCTTCATCACCCCCTCGGTAGAACCGCCTCAGACCGCCCACCCCACTGacctcagccaatcacagcgcaATGCCGAGGGGCCCGACGAGCCAGTCGGCGAATCACAGCACCCGGCCGAGGCGGAGGCAAAGCCCCTCGGCCAATCGGAAGGCGAGTCGGAGAGCTTCGGCCAATCGCTGAGCGGCCCCTGGGAGTCGAGGGCGTGGCCTGAGGGCCGGCAGGTTCTAACTCACCTCGTGGAGGGATTCGTCATCCAGGAAGGACTGCAGCCGTTCCCA GTGAACCGCTCGTCGCTGCTGGTTCCAGATCAGGTGACCAAACCACAGGAAGTGAATGGGACCAATGGGAGAGCAGCGTTACCAGTGACGGACACGATAAAACCAACTGAGCACTCCACGGACTCAGACGAGGAAGACGGAGGAGACACCGACGACCCCGGGACCA GATCGAGCCACCGGGACCGAACGGTGCTTCACTGCCAGTTCTGTGGGAAACGAGGCCACGCCCACAATTTCATGCGGTCCAAACGCTTCTGCTCCACTTCCTGTGCGCGCGG GTTCAACGTCCGGCTGACGAAGCGTCTGCGAGCTCTGAGTGCCGGCAGTCGATCAGAGAGGCCTCGACCGGCGCTGAACCGGGCCGAGTCGGTGCCGGGAAAACCTCTGTTACTGCGGCTG CCTCGGGACCTGTGGAGCGCCGGTCGTCGGGAGAAGGAGGGAAAAGACAAACCGACAGCGACGccggaggaggaagacgaggaggaggaagaggaggacatgGGCAGAGgcggcgaggaggaggaggacaacaACGGAGGAGAGGATGATCCTGCCATCGCCATGGCAGCCAGGATGGAGCGGCGGGTGGCCCGGAGAGCTCGGAGGGCGTCGGCTCCGGCCGTCACCACGACTACGCCCACCTCCACCTTCAAACCGGCGCCGTCGCAGTGGAGCGTGGAGGAAGTGAGCGCCTTCATCCTCACACTGCCAG GCTGCAGCGACGTGGCCGAGGCTTTCCGGCTGCAGGAGATCGACGGCCaggcgctgctgctgctcaccgAGGACCATCTGATGACCAGCATGAACATCAAGCTGGGACCGGCCCTGAAGATCTGCGCCCACATCAACGCCCTGAAGAACCCCTGA